One window of Novosphingobium sp. P6W genomic DNA carries:
- a CDS encoding polysaccharide biosynthesis tyrosine autokinase produces MSNRTHDAAADEISIVASKRLLPDPSEIGALFFRRRWIFAIAFLATLATAALAIAILPRTYTATSALLLEPREAQPVKVNDRGFVAPADDNLIDTAVQIIRSPTLTLDVVRSLRLDRVPEFGGDSKSPAPKLTPSGTAGADNNDTAGAGQQIATITPAERRAAGMLLTHSHVRRVGVTYLVEITASAADPELAARIANALARRYIGLDSAKKQTRNAQSARYVENQAAALRKHAVADDAALQQYMIRNNLMSADGATMAEQEVSELNRQIADAQAQLAGQRGKLGAAQAQIARGGGGADIGSALASDTIRQLRQQEAQASARLAQLDARYGALHPDVVQARDELADVRAQLGAELGRIVSGLRADVQIAESRLASLLGSRAQAKGSLVQNGSAQVGRLELERRAEASRAIYSAYLTRAKETAQAGELPNADASIATLARPPGGPSSPNYLVGALAGFVAALLIAGLATGIAEYVEDTVATRADIEGGLGAVYAGAIPTLASATRSTPRDMTPQDYVTIRSMSLFTESLRNLATYLGIGHFGSEQGAAVVTITSPLPREGKSTTSMCLARTLAMGKQKVVLVDADVRHHSTSDALAPGREHEGLFRALDGSLPLDEALIADDRTDLQILTTLGQASPSDVITEEAMAALLAVLRARFDIVIIDSAPVLGVAETRIVSRLSDTTLVVARWRATPLKAVRTALDLLSHNGSKVGGVALSLVNIKEYASAGLTDAFGYYKKFKGYYAD; encoded by the coding sequence TTGAGCAACAGGACTCATGACGCTGCAGCGGACGAAATATCTATCGTCGCTTCAAAGCGTTTACTGCCAGACCCCTCCGAAATCGGCGCTCTGTTCTTTCGTCGCCGTTGGATTTTTGCGATTGCGTTTCTCGCCACACTGGCGACCGCAGCGCTGGCGATAGCCATCCTCCCGCGCACTTATACAGCGACAAGCGCCCTTCTCCTCGAGCCACGTGAAGCGCAGCCGGTCAAAGTGAACGATCGGGGTTTCGTCGCCCCCGCTGATGATAACCTGATCGACACTGCCGTGCAGATCATCCGCTCACCCACATTGACGCTCGACGTGGTACGCAGCCTCAGGCTGGACCGGGTTCCCGAATTCGGGGGTGATAGCAAAAGCCCGGCTCCGAAGCTCACTCCCTCCGGTACTGCCGGTGCGGACAACAACGACACCGCAGGCGCTGGGCAGCAAATCGCCACCATCACCCCCGCCGAGCGCCGCGCCGCCGGCATGCTCCTTACCCATAGCCACGTGCGCCGGGTTGGCGTGACATATCTTGTCGAAATCACGGCTTCAGCAGCGGACCCGGAACTGGCGGCACGCATCGCGAATGCCCTTGCTCGCCGCTACATCGGCCTCGATTCCGCCAAAAAGCAGACGCGCAACGCGCAGTCGGCGCGCTATGTCGAAAACCAGGCGGCAGCCCTGCGCAAACATGCCGTGGCCGACGATGCAGCATTGCAGCAATACATGATCCGCAACAACCTGATGAGCGCAGATGGCGCGACCATGGCCGAGCAGGAAGTGTCCGAGCTCAACCGCCAGATCGCCGATGCGCAGGCCCAGCTTGCCGGGCAGCGCGGAAAACTGGGTGCAGCACAAGCACAGATAGCGCGTGGCGGCGGCGGCGCAGACATCGGCTCCGCCCTTGCATCCGACACCATACGCCAACTGCGTCAGCAGGAAGCCCAGGCCAGCGCCCGGCTCGCACAACTAGACGCCCGCTACGGCGCGCTGCATCCGGATGTCGTGCAGGCCCGCGATGAACTTGCGGATGTGCGCGCACAACTGGGCGCCGAACTTGGACGCATCGTATCGGGCCTGCGGGCCGATGTGCAGATCGCGGAATCTCGCCTCGCCTCGCTTCTGGGCAGCCGTGCACAGGCGAAAGGTTCGCTGGTGCAGAACGGGTCCGCACAAGTGGGCCGGCTCGAACTGGAGCGCCGGGCGGAAGCAAGCCGGGCGATTTACAGCGCCTATCTTACCCGCGCCAAGGAAACAGCACAGGCCGGAGAACTGCCCAATGCGGATGCCAGCATCGCCACGCTGGCCCGCCCACCCGGCGGTCCTTCCTCGCCGAACTACCTTGTCGGTGCCTTGGCCGGATTTGTCGCGGCACTTCTCATCGCAGGGTTGGCAACCGGCATCGCCGAATACGTGGAGGACACCGTGGCAACCCGTGCCGATATCGAAGGCGGGCTCGGTGCAGTCTATGCCGGTGCAATCCCGACCTTAGCTTCCGCGACCCGCTCGACACCGAGGGATATGACCCCGCAGGATTACGTAACCATCCGCAGCATGTCGCTGTTCACCGAGAGCCTGCGCAACTTGGCGACATACCTCGGCATCGGCCATTTCGGCAGCGAGCAGGGTGCGGCGGTCGTCACCATAACCTCTCCCCTACCCCGTGAAGGCAAGTCGACCACATCGATGTGCCTGGCCCGCACCCTGGCAATGGGCAAGCAAAAGGTCGTGCTCGTCGACGCCGACGTGCGCCATCACTCGACATCCGATGCCCTTGCGCCGGGGCGAGAGCATGAAGGACTGTTTCGGGCGCTTGACGGGTCGCTTCCGCTCGATGAAGCTCTGATCGCGGACGACCGTACCGACTTGCAAATTCTTACCACGCTGGGCCAGGCAAGCCCGAGCGACGTGATCACCGAAGAAGCAATGGCCGCGCTTCTGGCAGTATTGCGCGCGCGCTTCGACATCGTCATCATCGATTCTGCGCCAGTTCTGGGCGTGGCGGAGACCCGGATCGTCTCTCGTCTTTCCGATACAACGCTGGTGGTCGCGCGATGGCGGGCCACGCCGCTGAAAGCCGTGCGCACGGCGCTCGACTTGCTTTCGCACAACGGCAGCAAAGTCGGCGGCGTCGCTCTCAGCCTCGTGAACATCAAGGAATACGCCAGCGCCGGCCTGACCGATGCCTTCGGCTATTACAAGAAATTCAAGGGCTACTATGCAGACTGA
- a CDS encoding glycosyltransferase family 2 protein — MSEAFSIPGISRGPEGGSAFGESRNGDVLIVVPCLNEEAHLPALLRGLLGNAHGALVVVADGGSVDASREIVTLLSRKHANLVLLDNPQRIQSAAVNLAARRFGAGRNWLLRIDAHAHYPDGFLDSLRLSAGSMRASSVVVPMVTSGTACFQKAAAAAQNSVLGTGGAPHRHLGRGQWVDHGHHALFDLKLFMAVGGYDEGFSANEDSELDRRLIAADGRIWLEPQAAITYFPRRTMGALFRQYRKYGIGRARNLKRHPVPVKLRQMLPLAVVPSILMALIGLALAPLRIEALVFAFPMLCWMVAALVAGAILGCRARSFCDAGAGVAAVTMHAGWSLGFIEETLSRQQLPAPPQPLGFESVVPPEMRGVRRMSGEALIA; from the coding sequence GTGTCTGAGGCTTTCTCCATACCCGGGATATCGCGCGGACCTGAAGGGGGATCTGCCTTTGGAGAGAGCCGTAACGGCGACGTCCTGATCGTGGTGCCCTGCCTGAATGAGGAAGCGCACCTACCGGCTTTGCTTAGGGGCTTGCTGGGCAATGCGCACGGCGCTCTGGTGGTCGTGGCCGATGGCGGAAGTGTGGATGCCAGCCGCGAGATCGTAACGCTCCTAAGCCGCAAACATGCCAACCTCGTACTTCTGGACAACCCGCAGCGGATACAGAGCGCAGCGGTGAATCTGGCAGCGCGCCGCTTTGGAGCAGGACGCAACTGGTTGCTGCGCATCGATGCTCACGCCCATTATCCTGACGGGTTTCTGGATAGCTTGCGCCTTTCCGCCGGAAGCATGCGGGCCAGTTCCGTCGTCGTGCCGATGGTTACGAGCGGGACGGCCTGCTTCCAGAAGGCGGCGGCAGCGGCGCAGAATTCCGTGCTGGGTACGGGCGGTGCGCCGCATCGTCACCTTGGGCGCGGGCAGTGGGTCGATCACGGCCACCACGCCTTGTTCGACCTGAAGTTGTTTATGGCTGTGGGTGGTTACGATGAGGGTTTTTCTGCCAACGAGGATTCAGAACTGGACCGCAGGCTGATCGCAGCGGACGGGCGTATCTGGCTCGAACCGCAAGCGGCGATTACCTATTTTCCGCGGCGCACGATGGGGGCGTTGTTCCGGCAATATCGCAAGTACGGCATCGGCCGTGCGCGTAATCTAAAACGCCACCCCGTCCCGGTGAAGCTGCGCCAGATGTTACCGCTGGCAGTAGTGCCCTCGATCCTGATGGCGTTGATAGGGCTGGCACTGGCACCGCTCCGGATCGAGGCGCTCGTCTTTGCATTCCCCATGCTCTGCTGGATGGTCGCCGCGCTGGTGGCAGGTGCCATATTGGGCTGCCGCGCCCGTTCGTTCTGCGATGCCGGGGCCGGTGTCGCAGCGGTGACGATGCATGCCGGATGGTCGCTCGGCTTTATCGAGGAGACGCTAAGCAGGCAGCAATTGCCGGCACCGCCTCAGCCGCTCGGGTTCGAAAGCGTGGTTCCGCCAGAAATGCGCGGCGTGCGCCGGATGTCCGGAGAAGCTTTGATCGCCTAG
- a CDS encoding GNAT family N-acetyltransferase, translating to MNRQPVLEGSRLTLRPLVPEDWEALFALARDPAIWAVHPAHDRWQEPVFRQFFDEGLASGGALVVIDNASGEIAGSTRYGVAEAEAPGEIEIGWSFLARKYWGGGYNAEFKRLMLAHALAHFDRVIFQVGADNVVSRRAMANIGGILTDRTRSFERGGAMVEHVIFEITRESFAKGPLAIS from the coding sequence ATGAACCGTCAGCCGGTTCTCGAAGGAAGCCGGCTGACGCTACGGCCCCTGGTCCCTGAGGATTGGGAGGCGTTGTTCGCGCTCGCTCGCGATCCCGCGATATGGGCCGTGCACCCCGCACATGACCGCTGGCAGGAGCCGGTGTTCCGCCAGTTCTTCGACGAGGGGCTGGCCAGCGGCGGCGCGCTGGTTGTTATCGACAACGCCAGCGGCGAGATCGCCGGCTCGACCCGCTATGGTGTGGCCGAGGCGGAAGCGCCCGGTGAGATCGAGATCGGCTGGTCGTTCCTGGCCCGCAAGTATTGGGGCGGGGGCTATAACGCCGAATTCAAGCGCCTGATGCTCGCCCATGCGCTAGCGCATTTCGACCGGGTGATCTTCCAGGTCGGCGCCGACAACGTCGTTTCACGCAGGGCCATGGCCAACATTGGCGGCATCCTGACCGACCGCACCCGCAGTTTCGAACGCGGCGGGGCCATGGTCGAGCATGTGATCTTCGAGATCACCCGCGAGAGTTTCGCGAAGGGCCCGCTGGCGATATCCTGA
- a CDS encoding RNA polymerase sigma factor → MSNNRFCEELTALLPRLRRFARGLTHDAADADDLCQQTVERALKSRQQWQEGTRLDAWVYRIMRNQWIDEVRARTRRSQTFAHEDEGATVGMAGDRDAENLVELGNIGRALARLPEEQREAVVLVLVEGFSYKEAAEIIGVPQGTLTSRLGRGREALMRELGETA, encoded by the coding sequence ATGAGCAACAACCGCTTCTGTGAAGAGCTGACAGCCCTGCTGCCGCGCCTGCGGCGGTTCGCGCGCGGCCTGACCCATGATGCGGCCGACGCCGATGACTTGTGCCAGCAAACGGTCGAGCGCGCGCTCAAGTCCCGCCAGCAGTGGCAGGAGGGCACCCGCCTTGACGCTTGGGTTTACAGGATCATGCGTAATCAATGGATCGACGAAGTACGGGCAAGGACGCGGCGTTCGCAGACTTTTGCTCACGAAGACGAAGGTGCGACCGTGGGCATGGCCGGCGACCGCGATGCGGAAAACCTCGTGGAACTGGGCAATATCGGCCGCGCCCTCGCCCGGCTGCCCGAGGAACAGCGCGAAGCGGTAGTGCTCGTGCTGGTCGAAGGCTTTTCGTACAAGGAAGCAGCCGAGATCATCGGCGTGCCGCAAGGCACCCTGACCTCGCGCCTGGGCCGCGGCCGCGAGGCGCTGATGCGCGAATTGGGAGAAACGGCGTGA
- a CDS encoding acyltransferase, with protein sequence MPSAITRNSRATMQTDGLPPPGVGGIPHRYLALDALRGAAAFAVLFYHLRNLKTPDGSASPLHAFDSGYLAVDLFFVLSGFVISHAYEKKLRASLSLPAFMITRFLRLQPVIAIGTLAGFAFALSQRLFGLEGAPGLFAIATSLPANLLMLPNVLVPWGIFLFNPPAWSLFYELAANAVYALGIRMGAAGRGEAEIAKRIDRALTAICFAGLAGLAASVVLVGNLDKGVVLGDWPVALARITFSFALGLLLHRTRQRWTPRVPRLPMPWLMLACLLVLAPELEGASRAGYDLVFVLLLSPALVMLTSVTQPTSHQETAATWLGMISYPLYAIHVPIKHVTETGLPLGFRSLGLAPPSFAMLLIVAACSAVAAAWLIGSVVDPALRRWLGTQILPLLAKPAPIPQPPHSRGA encoded by the coding sequence ATGCCTTCGGCTATTACAAGAAATTCAAGGGCTACTATGCAGACTGACGGGCTGCCCCCCCCAGGGGTTGGTGGCATCCCGCACCGATACCTCGCACTCGACGCGCTTCGAGGGGCCGCCGCCTTTGCGGTATTGTTCTATCACTTGCGCAATCTCAAGACGCCAGACGGCTCAGCCAGCCCCCTGCACGCTTTCGACAGCGGCTATCTTGCAGTGGATTTGTTCTTCGTGCTCAGCGGCTTCGTCATATCTCATGCATATGAAAAGAAGTTGCGGGCATCGCTGTCATTGCCAGCCTTCATGATCACGCGCTTCCTGCGGCTGCAGCCGGTGATCGCAATTGGCACTCTGGCAGGGTTCGCCTTCGCGCTTTCACAGCGCTTGTTCGGCCTTGAGGGTGCACCGGGACTGTTCGCTATCGCCACTTCGCTTCCAGCGAACCTGCTGATGCTACCTAATGTCTTGGTACCCTGGGGCATATTTCTGTTCAATCCGCCTGCCTGGTCCCTTTTCTACGAACTTGCAGCCAATGCCGTATATGCACTTGGTATTCGCATGGGTGCCGCCGGACGGGGCGAAGCGGAAATCGCCAAAAGGATAGATCGGGCACTGACGGCCATCTGCTTTGCCGGATTGGCGGGGCTGGCAGCGTCCGTAGTTCTAGTCGGCAATCTCGACAAAGGTGTCGTTCTGGGGGATTGGCCTGTCGCACTGGCCCGCATCACTTTCTCCTTTGCGCTGGGCCTGCTGCTACACCGTACCCGGCAACGTTGGACGCCCCGCGTTCCCCGGTTGCCCATGCCCTGGCTGATGCTCGCATGCCTGCTGGTGCTCGCCCCCGAACTCGAAGGCGCGTCCCGGGCGGGCTACGATCTTGTCTTCGTCCTGTTGCTCTCTCCGGCATTGGTCATGCTTACCAGCGTGACACAGCCCACAAGCCATCAGGAAACTGCGGCGACCTGGCTGGGCATGATCTCCTATCCGCTTTACGCCATCCATGTTCCAATCAAGCACGTCACCGAAACCGGCTTACCGCTGGGCTTCAGGTCACTGGGGCTTGCTCCACCCAGCTTCGCAATGCTGCTGATCGTGGCTGCCTGCAGCGCAGTGGCCGCCGCGTGGCTGATTGGTTCCGTGGTCGACCCCGCGCTGCGGCGCTGGCTTGGCACACAGATCTTGCCCTTGCTCGCAAAGCCCGCCCCCATTCCTCAACCGCCACACTCTCGTGGCGCGTGA
- a CDS encoding aromatic amino acid transaminase yields the protein MLNDLKQQPADALLALIKLHNSDPRADKIDLGVGVYRTGQGDTPVFAAIKAAEAKLVAEQDSKAYLGPEGDMGFVEALMPYIFGKQDPAMGGRIEGMQTPGGTGSLRLALAMVKRAGYNRVIVGKPSWPNHNQICADLGLEVFEFNHAAADGSTDMDALRGALGQAQAGDAILLHGCCHNPTGIDYTNAEWDEIAGLILDSKVLPILDLAYQGLGQGMEEDAYGVRRVLAAVPEALVCYSCDKNFGLYRDRVGALYAMVVDPADLTRVMSNGHALARANWSQPPDHGAAAVRLVLADEALTAQWLDEVAEMCERMRQVRAALAAAGKTGGVDLTPIGSQNGMFSIIPFTPEQVQEMRSKHGVYFAASGRIAVAGLTAANIDKFIAAVADVTA from the coding sequence ATGCTCAATGACCTCAAGCAACAGCCCGCCGACGCGCTCCTCGCGCTGATCAAGCTCCACAACTCGGACCCGCGTGCCGACAAGATCGACCTCGGTGTCGGCGTGTATCGGACGGGGCAGGGCGATACGCCCGTGTTCGCCGCGATCAAGGCCGCCGAAGCGAAGCTCGTCGCCGAGCAGGACTCCAAGGCATACCTTGGTCCCGAGGGCGACATGGGCTTCGTAGAGGCGCTCATGCCTTATATCTTCGGTAAGCAGGACCCCGCAATGGGCGGCCGCATCGAAGGTATGCAGACCCCCGGCGGCACCGGCTCGCTGCGCCTCGCGCTCGCGATGGTGAAGCGTGCGGGCTACAACCGCGTCATCGTCGGCAAGCCCAGCTGGCCCAACCACAACCAGATCTGCGCCGACCTCGGCCTCGAAGTGTTCGAATTCAACCACGCCGCCGCTGACGGCTCGACCGATATGGATGCCCTGCGCGGCGCGCTTGGCCAGGCGCAGGCCGGCGACGCCATCCTGCTGCACGGGTGCTGCCACAACCCCACCGGCATCGACTACACCAATGCCGAATGGGACGAGATCGCCGGTCTGATCCTGGACAGCAAGGTGCTGCCGATCCTCGACCTGGCCTATCAGGGTCTGGGCCAGGGCATGGAGGAGGACGCTTACGGCGTTCGCCGCGTGCTGGCCGCAGTGCCGGAAGCGCTGGTCTGCTATTCGTGCGACAAGAACTTCGGTCTCTACCGCGACCGTGTTGGCGCGCTCTATGCGATGGTCGTCGATCCGGCGGACCTGACCCGCGTGATGTCGAACGGCCACGCACTCGCCCGTGCCAACTGGTCGCAGCCGCCAGATCACGGCGCTGCCGCAGTGCGCCTCGTCCTTGCGGACGAAGCCCTGACCGCGCAGTGGCTCGATGAAGTCGCCGAGATGTGCGAGCGCATGCGCCAGGTGCGCGCGGCCCTGGCTGCGGCCGGCAAGACCGGCGGTGTCGACCTGACCCCGATCGGCAGCCAGAACGGCATGTTCTCGATCATCCCGTTCACGCCCGAGCAGGTGCAGGAAATGCGTTCGAAGCACGGCGTCTATTTCGCCGCTTCGGGCCGCATCGCCGTGGCCGGCCTCACCGCCGCCAACATCGACAAGTTCATTGCTGCCGTCGCGGACGTGACAGCCTGA
- a CDS encoding DUF1134 domain-containing protein, with product MTNRKNIIEAGAKAERRRPVVAPLIAAVSALLAVITPLAPAMAQVTTVDPDAAIDADINRGTTYSAAPQAAPGNGTPIEAPATDWNGQPVPATPVPSPTTPPAVVAGDSSSTYREDDLIGAAEGVFGKGAKGVADIIRDLLAKQGEPNAYIVGREAGGAIAVGLRYGSGTMHHKVEGERPVYWTGPSIGFDAGANAGSAFVLVYNLYDTQDLYHRFGAGEGQAYLIGGFTVSYLRRGNTVLIPVRAGAGLRLGANIGYMKFSEKQRWLPF from the coding sequence ATGACGAACCGCAAGAATATCATCGAAGCGGGCGCAAAGGCCGAACGTCGCCGACCGGTCGTTGCTCCGCTCATCGCCGCAGTTTCGGCGCTGCTGGCGGTGATCACGCCGCTGGCGCCGGCGATGGCGCAAGTCACGACGGTCGATCCCGATGCGGCGATCGATGCGGACATCAACCGGGGCACCACTTACTCGGCTGCCCCGCAGGCGGCGCCCGGCAACGGCACGCCGATCGAGGCTCCGGCGACCGACTGGAACGGCCAGCCGGTGCCGGCCACGCCCGTGCCTTCGCCCACTACCCCGCCAGCGGTGGTGGCCGGTGACAGCAGTTCAACTTACCGCGAAGATGACCTGATCGGCGCCGCCGAGGGTGTCTTTGGCAAGGGCGCCAAGGGCGTTGCCGATATCATCCGCGACCTGCTGGCCAAGCAGGGCGAACCCAACGCCTATATCGTCGGGCGCGAGGCGGGCGGCGCCATTGCCGTGGGTCTGCGCTACGGTTCGGGCACGATGCACCACAAGGTCGAGGGTGAACGCCCCGTCTACTGGACCGGCCCGTCGATCGGCTTCGATGCCGGTGCCAATGCCGGCAGCGCCTTCGTGCTGGTCTACAATCTGTACGACACGCAGGACCTGTACCACCGCTTCGGCGCGGGTGAGGGGCAGGCCTATCTGATCGGCGGATTCACTGTCAGCTACCTGCGGCGCGGTAACACCGTGCTCATCCCGGTACGCGCCGGTGCAGGCCTGCGACTGGGCGCGAACATCGGCTATATGAAGTTCTCCGAGAAGCAGCGCTGGCTGCCGTTCTGA
- a CDS encoding S8 family serine peptidase produces the protein MQRHALIFLVLTAALIAAPVRAQLGGAIDPLGNAVGRVGDAVRDIAAPALEPLGEAVGDVRKLARERVQRLARLVSDHGDRVEWDEQRQPAVRGEALLIDPDPATLEVVRRQGYAVIEQGTLGGLDVSYARLGVPSGVALAKAVEALRKALPGREITADQLHFPSGKSAKNASGTASSKALPRGGTVGVIDGGIAVSDAGARRLVSQHAFASGTKASDHASAIASLLTGAGTARIYGADVYGSDSAGGNALAIAKALGWMKGQGVPVVSISLVGPSNPLLARAVAAAQAKGMVIVAAVGNDGAAAPPAYPASYPGVVAVTGVDGAGRVLIEAGRATHLDYAAPGADMSALVPGRGRVSLRGTSYAAPLAASRIAARLATGDGAQGLGPVDAEALKGTRRTGRGVLCNICRSGL, from the coding sequence ATGCAACGACATGCCCTTATATTTCTCGTCCTGACGGCGGCGCTGATAGCGGCGCCGGTGCGTGCGCAACTGGGCGGCGCGATCGATCCGTTAGGCAATGCGGTGGGCCGGGTGGGGGATGCAGTCCGCGATATCGCCGCACCCGCTCTGGAGCCGCTGGGCGAGGCGGTCGGCGACGTGCGCAAGCTTGCACGCGAAAGGGTGCAGCGGCTGGCGCGGTTGGTTTCCGACCATGGCGACCGGGTGGAATGGGATGAGCAGCGTCAGCCTGCCGTGCGCGGCGAGGCACTGCTGATCGATCCCGACCCTGCCACGCTGGAAGTAGTGCGGCGGCAGGGTTACGCCGTGATCGAGCAAGGAACGCTGGGCGGGTTGGACGTGTCCTACGCGCGGCTGGGCGTGCCGTCCGGGGTTGCGCTGGCCAAGGCGGTGGAGGCTTTGCGCAAGGCGCTGCCTGGGCGTGAGATTACAGCGGATCAGCTTCATTTTCCCTCTGGCAAGAGCGCTAAAAATGCGTCGGGCACGGCATCGTCCAAGGCGCTGCCGCGGGGCGGTACGGTAGGCGTGATCGACGGCGGCATCGCTGTCTCGGATGCAGGGGCACGGCGCCTGGTTTCCCAGCATGCCTTTGCATCGGGGACGAAGGCCAGCGACCACGCCAGCGCCATCGCCTCGTTGCTGACCGGTGCAGGGACGGCGCGGATCTATGGTGCGGATGTCTATGGCAGCGATTCGGCGGGCGGTAATGCTCTGGCCATCGCCAAGGCACTGGGCTGGATGAAGGGGCAGGGTGTTCCGGTGGTCTCGATCAGCCTGGTGGGGCCTTCGAACCCGCTACTGGCGCGGGCGGTTGCGGCTGCGCAGGCCAAAGGTATGGTCATCGTCGCGGCAGTTGGCAACGACGGCGCCGCCGCGCCGCCAGCCTATCCGGCATCTTACCCGGGCGTAGTCGCGGTGACGGGCGTGGATGGAGCAGGCCGCGTACTGATCGAAGCGGGCCGCGCCACGCACCTCGATTACGCCGCGCCGGGGGCGGACATGTCCGCACTGGTGCCGGGCCGGGGCCGGGTGTCGCTGCGCGGAACGTCGTATGCTGCCCCTCTTGCTGCCTCGCGCATTGCTGCGCGGCTGGCGACGGGTGACGGCGCGCAGGGGCTCGGGCCCGTGGATGCCGAGGCGCTCAAGGGGACGCGGCGGACCGGGCGCGGGGTGCTCTGCAATATCTGTCGCTCGGGTCTTTAA
- a CDS encoding glycosyltransferase: protein METDQSGAASLAYLVHDLDDAAVRRRVDLLAGEGFVVGLGGFRRNAEGVTGPGGAHRKCVSGQTALGHGVLDLGRTMDARLGQRLVAVAKRMLSPGAMRDLCGSAPVIVARNLEMLALAWRIRLPRQRLVYECLDIHRLMLGTGRKSRVMRWIERRLLARTDLVIVSSPAFARDYFATRQGRRERVLLVENKVPVERRAASAARRHIGDGAVWTIGWFGMLRCRKTLEQMGGLAASSGGRIKVVIAGIASPAEFPDFPAQVAAFPGLSYSGPFRQDDLASLYGMVDFVWAIDYFEEGLNSDWLLPNRLYEGLANGVPPIALKGVETGRWLQRHGVGLLVDDPVAELPDLLAELMASGHGRMREAIANLPEHALYQTSAERREIVAAITGQARSGELSCV, encoded by the coding sequence ATGGAAACGGATCAAAGTGGCGCAGCGTCGCTCGCTTATCTGGTGCATGATCTTGACGATGCTGCGGTTCGCCGCCGCGTGGACTTGCTTGCGGGAGAGGGATTCGTGGTGGGTCTGGGCGGTTTCCGCAGAAATGCCGAGGGGGTGACAGGGCCGGGCGGGGCGCATCGGAAATGCGTGTCCGGGCAGACGGCTTTGGGGCACGGCGTTCTGGATCTTGGGCGCACGATGGACGCCCGGCTTGGCCAACGTCTTGTTGCGGTAGCGAAACGTATGCTCTCGCCTGGCGCAATGCGTGATCTGTGCGGTAGCGCGCCGGTGATCGTCGCCCGCAACCTCGAGATGCTGGCGCTGGCCTGGCGGATACGTCTGCCTCGGCAGCGATTGGTTTACGAATGCCTGGACATCCACAGGCTCATGCTGGGAACGGGGCGCAAGTCGCGGGTCATGCGCTGGATCGAGCGGCGGTTGCTGGCGCGGACAGACCTTGTCATCGTCAGTTCGCCTGCATTCGCGCGCGATTACTTTGCGACGCGGCAGGGCCGGCGCGAAAGAGTGTTGTTGGTTGAGAACAAGGTGCCGGTTGAGCGGCGGGCGGCTTCGGCGGCGAGGCGGCATATTGGCGACGGCGCGGTATGGACGATCGGCTGGTTTGGAATGCTGCGATGTCGCAAGACGCTGGAGCAGATGGGGGGGCTCGCTGCGTCGTCTGGCGGCCGGATCAAGGTGGTGATCGCCGGTATCGCCAGTCCCGCTGAATTCCCGGACTTTCCCGCGCAGGTCGCTGCGTTTCCCGGGCTGAGTTATTCAGGACCCTTCCGCCAGGATGACCTTGCGAGCCTCTACGGCATGGTCGATTTCGTATGGGCTATCGATTACTTCGAGGAAGGGCTCAATTCGGACTGGCTTTTGCCAAACCGGCTTTACGAAGGGCTTGCGAACGGGGTCCCTCCGATCGCGCTTAAGGGGGTGGAGACTGGGCGCTGGTTACAGCGCCACGGCGTCGGCCTTTTGGTCGACGATCCCGTGGCCGAGCTTCCGGACCTGCTCGCCGAACTGATGGCATCCGGGCATGGCCGGATGCGCGAGGCGATAGCGAACTTGCCCGAACACGCCCTATACCAAACTTCGGCTGAGCGGCGCGAGATCGTGGCGGCCATCACCGGGCAGGCCCGGAGCGGGGAGCTTTCCTGTGTCTGA
- a CDS encoding DNA-deoxyinosine glycosylase, with protein sequence MPEPILKSAFPPSVDGNTRLLLLGSLPGERSLAAGEYYAHPTNAFWWLIGEVLGEADFPRLPYARRLEGLKARGVGLWDVIASAQRTGSLDTAIRSATLRNLAAFAERLPRLRAIGFNGGTAAKAGRRQLAGADGTWHLIDLPSSSAAYAGMPRETKLAAWREIERYLA encoded by the coding sequence ATGCCAGAGCCGATCTTGAAATCCGCATTTCCGCCCAGTGTCGACGGCAATACGCGCTTGCTCCTGCTCGGTAGCCTGCCCGGCGAGCGTTCGCTGGCGGCGGGGGAATATTATGCCCACCCGACCAATGCATTCTGGTGGCTCATCGGCGAAGTGCTTGGGGAAGCGGACTTTCCCCGCTTGCCCTACGCCCGGAGACTGGAGGGACTGAAGGCGCGAGGTGTCGGGCTTTGGGATGTCATCGCCAGCGCGCAGCGAACGGGGAGCCTCGACACGGCGATACGCAGCGCCACGCTGCGTAACCTTGCGGCGTTCGCAGAAAGGTTGCCACGGCTTCGCGCCATCGGCTTCAACGGCGGTACGGCTGCGAAGGCCGGCAGACGCCAGTTGGCCGGGGCCGACGGCACCTGGCATTTGATCGACCTGCCTTCCTCTAGCGCTGCATATGCAGGCATGCCGCGCGAAACGAAGCTGGCCGCATGGCGGGAAATTGAACGCTATCTGGCCTGA